A genomic segment from Leopardus geoffroyi isolate Oge1 chromosome A2, O.geoffroyi_Oge1_pat1.0, whole genome shotgun sequence encodes:
- the LOC123605640 gene encoding cadherin EGF LAG seven-pass G-type receptor 3 isoform X1: MATTASAVRFAMRNGLYHRIWGFGAEVERTIAEAGSHVGAAGGGSRVGDAVVGAAKAGAARQRGSGCGVDGAQRAKAVRSDRPRGGGPGRRQGPGRGPERRGGPKAQTGERGGGGRVGRRGVMARRPPWWGLRGPTTPLLLLLLLLSLFPLSREELGVDGGQGWDPGVAAATGPGARTGGGALALCPETPGVQEDEEPGLGVREPVFLGLRGGRQSAQSGRGLPEQPDAGLGEKYGVQALDRRGQGTGQGPGVLLCWRPEVSSCGRTGPLRKDSQSPEALPPGVPSLRNSSPFPLDLLVRPRGYKPVFSQRNPGRGTPKKVGTTRCCGELWAPRRRDQSERTATSRAARTAPQPDCPPRAIGCGPGLDSAPLTERTAPESVSALRESRTAPEPTPERMRSRGLFRRRFLPQRPGPRPPGIRAQSGIWRIPTASRIRPRRAANRHPQFPQYNYQALVPENEAAGTAVLRVVAQDPDAGEAGRLVYSLAALMNSRSLELFSIDPLSGLIRTEAALDRESMERHYLRVTAQDHGSPRLSATTMVAVTVTDRNDHAPVFEQAQYRETLRENVEEGYPILQLRATDGDAPPNANLRYRFVGPPAARAAAAAAFEIDPRSGLISTSGRVDREHMESYELVVEASDQGQEPGPRSATVRVHITVLDENDNAPQFSEKRYVAQVREDVRPHTVVLRVTATDRDKDANGLVHYNIISGNSRGHFAIDSLTGEIQVVAPLDFEAEREYALRIRAQDAGRPPLSNNTGLASIQVVDINDHTPIFVSTPFQVSVLENAPLGHSVIHIQAVDADHGENARLEYSLTGVAPDMPFVINSATGWVSVSGPLDRESVEHYFFGVEARDHGTPPLSASASVTVTVLDVNDNRPEFTMKEYHLRLNEDAAVGTTVVSVTAVDRDANSAISYQITGGNTRNRFAISTQGGVGLVTLALPLDYKQERYFKLVLTASDRALHDHCYVHINITDANTHRPVFQSAHYSVSVNEDRPVGSTVVVISASDDDVGENARITYLLEDNLPQFRIDADSGAITLQAPLDYEDQVTYTLAITARDNGIPQKADTTYVEVMVNDVNDNAPQFVASHYTGLVSEDAPPFTSVLQISATDRDAHANGRVQYTFQNGEDGDGDFTIEPTSGIVRTVRRLDREAVPVYELTAYAVDRGVPPLRTPVSIQVTVQDVNDNAPVFPAEEFEVRVKENSIVGSVVAQITAVDPDEGPNAHIMYQIVEGNIPELFQMDIFSGELTALIDLDYEARQEYVIVVQATSAPLVSRATVHVRLVDQNDNSPVLNNFQILFNNYVSNRSDTFPSGVIGRIPAYDPDVSDHLFYSFERGNELQLLVVNQTSGELRLSRKLDNNRPLVASMLVTVTDGLHSVTAQCVLRVVIITEELLANSLTVRLENMWQERFLSPLLGHFLEGVAAVLATPAEDVFIFNIQNDTDVGGTVLNVSFSALAPRGAGAGAAGPWFSSEELQEQLYVRRSALAARSLLDVLPFDDNVCLREPCENYMKCVSVLRFDSSAPFLASASTLFRPIQPIAGLRCRCPPGFTGDFCETELDLCYSNPCRNGGACARREGGYTCVCRPRFTGEDCELDTEAGRCVPGVCRNGGTCADGPDGGFRCQCPAGGAFEGPRCEVAARSFPPSSFVMFRGLRQRFHLTLSLSFATVQPSGLLFYNGRLNEKHDFLALELVAGQVRLTYSTGESNTVVSPTVPGGLSDGQWHTVHLRYYNKPRTDALGGAQGPSKDKVAVLSVDDCDVAVALQFGAEIGNYSCAAAGMQTSSKKSLDLTGPLLLGGVPNLPENFPVSHKEFIGCMRDLYIDGRRMDMAAFVANNGTMAGCQAKLHFCDSGPCKNSGFCSERWGGFSCDCPVGFGGKDCRLTMAHPHHFRGNGTLSWDFGNDMTVSVPWYLGLAFRTRATQGVLMQVQAGPHSTLLCQLDRGLLSVTVTRGSGRAAHLLLDQVTVSDGRWHDLRLELQEEPGGRRGHHVLMVSLDYSLFQDTMAVGSELQGLKVKRLHVGGLPPSSEEEVPQGLVGCIQGVWLGPTPSGSPALLPPSHRVNVEPGCIVTNACASGPCPPHADCRDLWQTFSCTCWPGYYGPGCVDACLLNPCQNQGSCRHLPGAPHGYTCDCAGGYFGHHCEHRMDQQCPRGWWGSPTCGPCNCDVHKGFDPNCNKTNGQCHCKEFHYRPRGSDSCLPCDCYPVGSTSRSCAPHSGQCPCRPGALGRQCNSCDSPFAEVTASGCRVLYDACPKSLRSGVWWPQTKFGMMASVPCPRGALGLRGAGAAVRLCDEDQGWLEPDLFNCTSPAFRELNLLLDGLELNKTALDTVEAKKLAQRLREVTGHTDHYFSQDVRVTARLLAHLLAFESHQQGFGLTATQDAHFNENLLWAGSALLAPETGDLWAALGQRAPGGSPGSAGLVQHLEEYAATLARNMELTYLNPVGLVTPNIMLSIDRMEHPSPTRGTRRYPRYHSNLFRGQDAWDPHTHVLLPPQSPRPSPPEVLSTSSSSMENYTSSSVGPPPVPPEPEPEPGISIVILLVYRTLGGLLPAQFQAERRGARLPQNPVMNSPVVSVAVFHGRNFLRGVLESPISLEFRLLQTANRSKAICVQWDPPGPADQHGMWTARDCELVHRNGSHARCRCSRTGTFGVLMDASPRERLEGDLELLAVFTHVVMAVSVAALLLTAVVLLSLRSLKSNMRAIHANVAAALGVAELLFLLGIHRTHNQLVCTAVAILLHYFFLSTFAWLLVQGLHLYRMQVEPRNVDRGAMRFYHALGWGVPAVLLGLAVGLDPEGYGNPDFCWISVHEPLMWSFAGPVILVIVMNGTMLLLTARTSCSTGQREAKKTSVLRSLRSCFLLLLLVSASWLFGLLAVNHSVLAFHYLHAALCGLQGLAVLLLFCVLNADARAAWTPACLARKAAPEEARPAPGTGHGAYNNTALFEESGLIRITLGASTVSSVSSARSGRTQDQDSQRGRGYLRDNVLVRHGSAADHTDHSLQAHAGPTDLDVAMFHRDAGGAADSDSDSDLSLEEERSLSIPSSESEDNGRTRGRFQRPLRRAAQSERLLTHPKDVDGNDLLSYWPALGECEATPCALQTWGSERRLGLDTSKDAANNNQPDLALTSGDETSLGRAQRQRKGILKNRLQYPLVPQTRGAPELSWCRAATLGHRAVPAASYGRIYAGGATGSLSQPASRYSSREQLDLLLRRQLSRERLEEAPAPMLHPLSRPGSQERLDAAPGRLEPRDRGSTLPRRQPPRDYPGARAGRFGSRDALDLRAPCEWLSTLPLPHSARNLDPQPPPLPLSPQRQLSRDPLLPSRPLDSLSRRSNSGEQLDRVPSRHPSREGLGPPPQLLRVREDPASGPSHGPSTEQLDILSSILASFNSSALSSSVQSSSTPSGPHTTATPSATASALGPSTPRSATSHSISELSPDSEVPRSEGHS; this comes from the exons ATGGCGACAACAGCTTCAGCAGTCAGATTTGCCATGCGCAACGGGCTGTACCACAGGATTTGGGGCTTCGGGGCTGAGGTGGAACGAACCATCGCTGAAGCCGGGAGCCATGTTGGAGCGGCGGGAGGCGGCAGCCGCGTCGGGGATGCTGTGGTGGGGGCGGCAAAAGCCGGGGCCGCACGCCAAAGGGGCTCTGGCTGCGGAGTAGATGGTGCCCAGAGGGCGAAGGCGGTGCGGAGCGACAGGCCGAGAGGCGGGGGACCGGGGCGGCGGCAGGGGCCCGGGAGGGGGCCCGAGCGGCGGGGCGGGCCCAAGGCCCAGACCGGGGAGAGGGGCGGTGGAGGCCGtgtggggaggcggggggtgATGGCGAGGCGGCCGCCTTGGTGGGGTCTCAGGGGGCCGACGACCCCACtactcctgctccttctcctcctctctttgttCCCTCTCAGCCGAGAGGAGCTGGGGGTCGACGGGGGCCAAGGCTGGGACCCAGGGGTAGCTGCCGCTACGGGGCCAGGGGCGCGGACCGGCGGCGGAGCCTTAGCTCTTTGTCCCGAGACGCCCGGGGTCCAAGAGGATGAAGAGCCTGGCCTGGGAGTCAGGGAGCCTGTCTTCTTGGGGCTCCGAGGGGGAAGGCAAAGCGCCCAGAGTGGTAGAGGGCTCCCTGAGCAGCCGGACGCGGGGTTGGGAGAGAAATATGGGGTCCAGGCTTTAGACAGACGCGGGCAAGGAACAGGACAGGGACCAGGGGTTCTATTATGCTGGCGCCCAGAGGTCTCCTCTTGCGGGCGGACAGGACCCTTGCGAAAAGATAGTCAGTCTCCAGAGGCTCTGCCCCCAGGGGTCCCTAGCCTGAGGAACAGCTCTCCCTTCCCTTTGGACCTTCTGGTTCGGCCCCGTGGTTACAAGCCAGTGTTCTCCCAGAGGAATCCTGGAAGaggcacccccaaaaaagtgGGAACCACGCGCTGCTGCGGGGAATTGTGGGCACCGAGGCGTAGGGATCAGAGCGAGAGAACTGCGACATCTCGAGCGGCGAGGACAGCCCCCCAGCCGGACTGTCCCCCCAGGGCTATAGGATGTGGCCCTGGGCTGGATTCAGCACCGCTCACAGAGAGGACAGCTCCCGAGTCTGTTTCAGCACTGCGCGAGTCTCGGACAGCTCCCGAGCCGACGCCCGAGCGCATGCGCTCGCGTGGTCTCTTCCGCCGCCGCTTCCTCCCGCAGCGCCCCGGGCCGCGCCCCCCGGGGATCCGGGCTCAGTCGGGAATCTGGAGAATACCCACAGCGAGCAGGATCCGCCCCCGTCGCGCCGCGAACCGCCACCCGCAGTTTCCGCAGTACAACTATCAGGCGCTAGTGCCCGAGAACGAGGCGGCTGGCACCGCGGTGCTACGCGTAGTGGCGCAGGACCCGGACGCAGGCGAGGCCGGGCGCCTAGTTTACTCGCTGGCTGCGCTTATGAACAGCCGCTCTCTGGAGCTGTTCAGCATTGACCCACTAAGCGGCCTCATTCGCACAGAGGCTGCTCTGGACCGCGAGAGCATGGAGCGGCACTACCTGCGCGTGACGGCGCAGGACCACGGCTCGCCGCGCCTCTCGGCCACTACCATGGTGGCCGTTACAGTGACCGATCGCAACGACCACGCGCCAGTGTTTGAGCAGGCGCAATACCGGGAGACTCTTCGCGAGAACGTGGAGGAGGGCTACCCCATTCTTCAGTTGCGTGCCACAGACGGCGACGCGCCCCCCAACGCCAACTTGCGTTACCGCTTCGTGGGGCCGCCAGCTGCGCgcgccgctgctgccgccgcctTCGAGATTGATCCGCGGTCTGGCCTCATAAGCACCAGCGGTCGCGTAGACCGCGAACACATGGAAAGCTACGAGCTGGTGGTGGAGGCCAGCGACCAGGGCCAGGAACCTGGGCCGCGCTCTGCCACTGTGCGTGTGCACATAACTGTGCTGGACGAGAACGACAACGCGCCCCAATTCAGCGAGAAGCGCTACGTGGCGCAAGTGCGCGAGGACGTGCGCCCCCACACGGTGGTACTACGCGTCACAGCCACCGACCGGGACAAGGATGCCAATGGACTGGTGCACTACAACATCATCAGCGGCAACAGTCGTGGCCATTTTGCGATCGACAGCCTCACGGGCGAGATCCAGGTGGTGGCACCTCTGGACTTTGAGGCAGAGCGAGAGTATGCCTTGCGCATCCGGGCGCAGGATGCAGGCCGGCCACCACTGTCCAACAACACAGGCCTGGCCAGCATCCAGGTAGTGGACATCAATGACCATACTCCTATCTTTGTCAGCACACCTTTCCAGGTCTCTGTCCTGGAAAACGCACCCCTGGGCCATTCGGTCATCCACATTCAGGCAGTGGATGCAGACCATGGGGAGAATGCCAGATTAGAGTACTCCCTAACTGGTGTGGCACCTGATATGCCCTTTGTGATAAACAGTGCCACTGGCTGGGTCTCTGTGAGTGGTCCCCTGGATCGTGAGTCTGTGGAGCATTATTTCTTTGGTGTGGAGGCGCGAGACCATGGCACACCTCCACTCTCAGCCTCAGCCAGTGTCACGGTGACTGTGCTAGATGTTAATGACAATCGGCCTGAGTTTACAATGAAGGAGTACCACCTACGGCTGAATGAAGATGCAGCTGTGGGCACTACTGTGGTCAGTGTGACCGCTGTAGATCGTGATGCCAACAGTGCCATCAGCTACCAGATCACAGGTGGCAACACCCGGAATCGGTTTGCTATCAGCACCCAGGGGGGTGTAGGTCTGGTGACACTGGCTCTGCCATTGGACTACAAGCAGGAACGCTACTTCAAGCTGGTGCTAACTGCTTCTGACCGTGCGCTTCATGATCACTGCTATGTGCACATCAATATCACAGATGCCAACACTCACCGGCCTGTATTTCAAAGTGCCCACTACTCAGTGAGTGTGAATGAGGATCGGCCAGTGGGCAGCACTGTGGTGGTTATCAGTGCCTCTGATGATGATGTGGGTGAGAATGCTCGCATCACCTATCTCCTGGAGGACAACCTGCCCCAGTTCCGCATTGATGCAGATTCAGGGGCCATTACACTACAGGCTCCACTGGACTATGAGGACCAGGTGACCTACACACTGGCTATTACAGCTCGGGACAATGGCATCCCACAGAAGGCAGACACCACTTATGTGGAGGTGATGGTCAATGACGTCAATGATAATGCTCCACAGTTTGTGGCTTCCCACTACACGGGATTGGTATCTGAGGATGCCCCACCTTTCACCAGCGTCCTGCAGATCTCAGCCACTGACCGAGATGCTCATGCCAATGGCAGGGTCCAGTACACTTTCCAGAATGGGGAAGATGGTGATGGAGATTTTACCATTGAGCCAACCTCTGGCATTGTCCGCACAGTGAGGCGGCTGGATCGGGAGGCAGTACCAGTGTATGAACTTACTGCCTATGCAGTGGACCGAGGTGTACCCCCACTGAGGACTCCGGTCAGCATCCAGGTGACGGTGCAGGATGTAAATGACAATGCCCCTGTCTTCCCAGCTGAGGAGTTTGAGGTGCGAGTGAAGGAGAACAGCATTGTGGGCTCAGTGGTGGCTCAGATCACTGCGGTAGACCCTGATGAAGGCCCCAATGCACATATAATGTACCAGATTGTGGAGGGGAACATCCCTGAGCTGTTCCAAATGGACATCTTCTCTGGAGAGTTGACGGCACTCATTGACCTGGACTATGAGGCTCGCCAGGAATATGTGATTGTGGTGCAGGCCACGTCTGCCCCTCTGGTCAGTCGAGCCACTGTGCATGTCCGCCTGGTTGACCAGAATGACAACAGCCCTGTGCTCAACAACTTCCAGATCCTCTTCAACAACTATGTATCCAACCGCTCAGACACCTTTCCCTCAGGCGTTATTGGGCGCATCCCAGCTTATGACCCTGATGTCTCTGACCACCTCTTCTACTCTTTTGAGCGGGGCAATGAGTTGCAGCTGCTGGTGGTCAACCAGACCAGTGGGGAGCTTCGACTCAGCCGCAAGCTAGACAACAACCGCCCACTGGTGGCCTCCATGTTGGTGACTGTcacag ACGGGCTGCATAGCGTGACGGCGCAGTGTGTGCTACGCGTGGTCATCATCACGGAGGAGTTGCTGGCCAACAGCTTGACCGTGCGCCTTGAGAACATGTGGCAGGAGCGTTTCCTGTCACCGCTTCTGGGCCACTTTCTGGAAGGCGTGGCCGCGGTGCTTGCCACACCCGCCGAGGACGTCTTCATCTTCAACATCCAGAATGACACGGACGTGGGGGGCACCGTGCTCAATGTGAGCTTCTCGGCGCTGGCGCCGCGCGGGGCCGGGGCAGGCGCTGCGGGTCCCTGGTTCAGCTCCGAGGAACTGCAAGAGCAGTTGTACGTGCGCCGCTCTGCCCTTGCCGCGCGCTCGCTCCTAGACGTGTTGCCCTTCGACGACAACGTGTGCCTACGCGAGCCCTGTGAGAACTACATGAAGTGCGTGTCCGTGCTGCGCTTCGACTCGTCTGCTCCCTTCCTGGCCTCGGCCTCCACGCTCTTCAGACCCATCCAGCCCATCGCAGGCCTGCGCTGCCGCTGCCCGCCCGGCTTCACGGGAGACTTCTGCGAGACGGAGCTCGACCTCTGCTACTCCAACCCGTGCCGGAACGGCGGCGCCTGCGCGCGGCGGGAGGGTGGCTATACCTGCGTGTGCCGCCCGCGCTTCACAG GAGAAGACTGCGAGCTGGACACGGAGGCCGGACGCTGCGTCCCCGGCGTCTGCCGCAACGGAGGCACGTGTGCCGACGGGCCCGACGGCGGCTTCCGCTGCCAGTGCCCGGCGGGCGGCGCCTTCGAGGGCCCGCGCTGCGAGGTTGCGGCGCGCTCCTTCCCTCCCAGTTCGTTCGTCATGTTCCGCGGTCTGCGGCAGCGCTTCCACCTCACGCTGTCCCTCTC GTTCGCAACAGTGCAGCCCAGTGGACTACTCTTCTACAACGGGCGCCTGAACGAGAAGCACGACTTCCTGGCCCTGGAGCTTGTGGCCGGGCAAGTGCGGCTTACATATTCCACGG GTGAGTCCAATACAGTGGTCAGCCCTACAGTTCCAGGGGGCCTGAGTGACGGGCAGTGGCACACAGTGCATCTGAGATACTACAACAAG CCCCGGACCGATGCCCTGGGGGGTGCTCAGGGCCCCTCCAAGGATAAAGTGGCTGTGCTGAGCGTGGATGACTGCGATGTGGCTGTGGCTCTGCAGTTTGGTGCTGAGATTGGCAACTACTCATGTGCAGCTGCTGGCATGCAAACAAGCTCCAAGAA GTCCCTGGACCTGACGGGCCCTCTGCTCCTGGGGGGTGTCCCCAACCTCCCCGAGAACTTCCCCGTGTCGCACAAGGAGTTCATTGGATGCATGCGGGATCTGTACATTGATGGCCGCCGAATGGACATGGCAGCCTTCGTTGCAAACAATGGCACCATGGCAG GCTGCCAGGCCAAGCTGCACTTTTGCGACTCGGGTCCCTGTAAGAACAGCGGCTTCTGCTCAGAACGCTGGGGTGGCTTCAGCTGCGACTGCCCTGTGGGCTTCGGTGGCAAAGACTGTAGGCTCA CCATGGCCCATCCCCATCATTTCCGTGGCAATGGGACGCTGAGCTGGGACTTTGGAAATGACATGACTGTGTCTGTGCCGTGGTACCTGGGGCTGGCATTTCGGACACGGGCGACTCAGGGGGTCCTGATGCAAGTGCAGGCTGGGCCACACAGCACACTCCTCTGTCAG CTGGATCGGGGGTTGCTGTCGGTGACAGTGACCAGGGGCTCGGGCCGTGCTGCCCACCTCCTTCTGGACCAGGTGACTGTCAGTGATGGCCGGTGGCACGATCTGCGGTTGGAATTGCAGGAGGAGCCAGGTGGCCGGCGGGGCCACCATGTCCTCATGGTCTCACTGGACTATAGCCTCTTCCAG GACACCATGGCAGTGGGGAGTGAACTGCAGGGCCTGAAGGTAAAGCGACTCCATGTGGGAGGCCTGCCCCCCAGCAGTGAAGAGGAGGTTCCTCAGGGTCTGGTTGGCTGTATCCAG GGGGTATGGCTCGGCCCCACGCCCTCGGGATccccagccctgcttcctcctAGCCACCGAGTGAACGTGGAACCTGGTTGTATAGTGACCAACGCCTGTGCATCTGGACCCTGCCCACCCCACGCTGACTGCCGAGACCTCTGGCAGACCTTTTCTTGTACCTGCTGGCCAG GTTACTATGGCCCAGGGTGTGTGGACGCCTGCCTCTTGAATCCCTGTCAGAACCAGGGGTCATGCCGCCACCTTCCAGGAGCTCCCCATGGCTATACCTGTGATTGTGCAGGTGGCTATTTCGGGCACCACTGTGAGCACAG GATGGACCAGCAGTGCCCACGGGGCTGGTGGGGGAGCCCAACCTGTGGCCCTTGCAACTGTGACGTTCACAAGGGCTTTGACCCCAACTGTAACAAGACAAATGGGCAGTGTCACTGCAAG GAGTTCCACTACCGACCACGGGGCAGCGACTCATGCCTCCCATGTGACTGCTACCCTGTGGGCTCCACCTCGCGTTCATGTGCACCCCACAGCGGGCAGTGCCCCTGTCGCCCAGGAGCCCTTGGCCGCCAGTGCAACAGCTGTGACAGTCCTTTTGCGGAGGTGACAGCCAGTGGCTGCCGAG TGCTCTATGATGCCTGCCCCAAGTCTCTGAGATCTGGCGTGTGGTGGCCCCAGACCAAGTTTGGCATGATGGCCTCAGTGCCCTGTCCTCGAGGGGCCCTGG GATTGCGGGGTGCAG GTGCTGCTGTGAGGCTGTGTGATGAGGACCAGGGTTGGCTGGAGCCTGACCTCTTCAACTGTACCTCCCCTGCCTTTCGAGAACTCAACCTGCTG CTGGATGGCCTAGAGCTGAATAAGACAGCACTGGATACTGTGGAGGCCAAGAAGCTGGCCCAAAGGCTGCGGGAGGTGACCGGCCACACCGACCACTACTTTAGTCAAGATGTCCGAGTCACTGCCCGACTGCTGGCCCACCTGCTGGCCTTTGAGAGTCACCAGcagggctttgggctgacagccaCACAGGATGCCCACTTCAATGAG AATCTGCTGTGGgctggctctgcactgcttgCCCCAGAGACCGGGGACCTGTGGGCAGCGCTGGGGCAGCGGGCCCCTGGGGGCTCCCCAGGCAGCGCAGGGCTGGTGCAGCATCTGGAGGAGTATGCAGCCACGCTTGCAAGGAATATGGAGCTCACATATCTGAATCCCGTGGGGCTGGTGACGCCCAACATCA TGCTCAGCATCGACCGCATGGAGCACCCCAGTCCTACCCGGGGAACCCGTCGCTACCCTCGTTACCACAGCAACCTTTTCCGGGGCCAGGATGCCTGGGATCCTCACACACACGTGCTGCTGCCTCCCCAGTCCCCACGGCCATCCCCACCTGAAG TTCTGTCCACAAGCAGCAGCAGCATGGAAAACTACACCTCCTCAAGTGTGGGCCCCCCTCCGGTCCCCCCGGAGCCCGAGCCTGAGCCTGGGATCTCCATTGTCATCCTCCTCGTTTACCGCACCTTGGGGGGGCTGCTCCCTGCCCAGTTCCAGGCCGAGCGCCGGGGTGCCAG GCTCCCCCAGAACCCGGTTATGAACTCCCCGGTGGTCAGCGTGGCTGTGTTCCATGGACGCAACTTCCTAAGGGGTGTCCTAGAGTCCCCGATCAGCTTGGAATTCCGCCTGCTACAGACAGCGAATCGGAGCAAGGCGATCTGCGTGCAGTGGGACCCGCCTGGCCC GGCGGACCAGCATGGCATGTGGACGGCACGGGACTGTGAGCTGGTACACAGGAATGGGTCTCATGCTCGATGTCGCTGCAGCCGGACAGGCACCTTTGGAGTTCTCATGGATGCTTCGCCCCGTGAG CGGCTGGAGGGTGACCTGGAGCTGCTGGCGGTGTTCACGCACGTGGTCATGGCAGTGTCTGTGGCCGCGCTGCTTCTGACCGCAGTGGTCCTGCTGAGCCTGCGCAGCCTCAAGTCCAACATGCGTGCGATCCATGCCAACGTGGCGGCTGCCTTGGGCGTGGCAGAGCTCCTCTTCCTGCTGGGGATCCACAGGACCCACAACCAG CTGGTGTGCACTGCGGTCGCCATCCTCCTGCACTACTTCTTCCTCAGCACCTTCGCATGGCTCCTTGTGCAGGGGCTGCACCTCTACCGCATGCAGGTTGAGCCCCGCAACGTGGACCGCGGCGCCATGCGCTTCTACCACGCCCTGGGCTGGGGCGTCCCTGCCGTGCTGCTGG GCCTCGCTGTCGGCCTGGATCCCGAGGGCTATGGGAACCCTGACTTCTGCTGGATCTCGGTCCACGAACCCCTCATGTGGAGCTTCGCAGGCCCTGTCATCCTGGTCATCGTG ATGAATGGGACCATGCTTCTCCTCACTGCCCGCACATCCTGCTCCACTGGGCAGAGGGAGGCCAAGAAGACCTCTGTGCT CAGGAGCCTTCGCAGCTgctttctgctgcttctcctgGTCAGTGCCTCCTGGCTCTTCGGCCTCTTGGCAGTCAACCACAGTGTCCTGGCCTTCCACTACCTCCATGCTGCGCTCTGCGGGCTCCAG GGCCTGGCAGTGCTGCTGCTCTTCTGTGTCCTGAATGCAGATGCCCGGGCTGCCTGGACACCAGCCTGTCTGGCTAGAAAGGCAGCGCCCGAGGAGGCACGGCCAGCGCCTGGCACG GGGCACGGGGCTTACAACAACACGGCCCTCTTTGAAGAGAGTGGCCTCATCCGCATCACCCTGGGTGCCTCCACTGTATCCTCAGTGAGCAGTGCTCGCTCTGGCCGGACCCAGGACCAAGACAGCCAGCGGGGCCGCGGCTACCTCAG GGACAATGTCCTGGTTCGACATGGCTCAGCTGCTGACCACACTGACCACAGCCTCCAGGCTCATGCTGGCCCCACTGACCTGGATGTGGCCATGTTCCATCGAGATGCTGGTGGAG CTGCAGACTCTGACTCTGACAGCGACCTGTCcttggaggaggagagaagtCTGTCCATTCCATCCTCAGAAAGTGAGGACAATGGCCGGACACGGGGGCGTTTCCAGCGTCCACTCCGCCGGGCAGCCCAGAGTGAGAGGCTCCTCACTCACCCCAAAG ACGTGGATGGCAATGACCTTCTGTCCTACTGGCCAGCCCTGGGGGAATGTGAGGCCACTCCCTGTGCTCTGCAGACCTGGGGCTCCGAAAGGCGCCTGGGGCTGGACACCAGCAAGGACGCAGCCAACAACAACCAGCCGGACCTGGCCCTGACTAGTGGGGATGAAACCTCCCTGGGCCGGGCCCAGCGCCAGAGGAAAG